The following proteins are encoded in a genomic region of Rubrobacter xylanophilus DSM 9941:
- a CDS encoding cobalamin-independent methionine synthase II family protein, translated as MLEARADVVGSLLRPPELLRARERYARGELSPADFKRAEDAAVDRAIRLQEEAGLPVVTDGEMRRTSFQSQLVEAVEGFGEVPLEAYLWGEWRGDGRVGDRSVERPRGLGVAARLRSRRHLSVEEFVYARARTDRTVKVTLPSPSLYANLWSPEVSREAYPTLDGFLEDVAEVLRREVEELVRLGATYIQLDAPHYPLLLDPRTRRFYEARGWGMDRWLSRGIELDNHVIGDHPGVTFAFHLCRGNQGSRWLVSGSYEPLARRIFRGVRAQRLMLEYDDERSGGFEPLSHLPEDKVAVLGLVTTKSPRRETPEELEGRLREAARFVPLERLAVSPQCGFATSVIGNALTPEDQAYKLRVVAETARRVWG; from the coding sequence ATGCTTGAGGCGCGCGCGGACGTGGTGGGGAGCCTCCTCAGGCCCCCGGAGCTCTTGCGGGCCCGCGAGCGGTACGCGCGGGGCGAGCTCTCCCCGGCGGACTTCAAGCGGGCCGAGGACGCGGCGGTCGACCGCGCCATCCGGCTGCAGGAGGAGGCCGGGCTGCCGGTGGTCACCGACGGCGAGATGCGCCGGACCTCCTTCCAGAGCCAGCTCGTCGAGGCCGTGGAGGGCTTCGGGGAGGTGCCCCTCGAGGCGTACCTGTGGGGCGAGTGGCGCGGGGACGGGCGGGTGGGGGACAGGAGCGTGGAGAGGCCCCGCGGCCTCGGGGTAGCGGCGAGGCTCCGCAGCAGGCGCCACCTCTCGGTGGAGGAGTTCGTCTACGCCCGGGCCCGGACGGACCGGACGGTGAAGGTCACCCTCCCCAGTCCCTCGCTCTACGCCAACTTGTGGTCGCCGGAGGTCTCCCGGGAGGCGTACCCCACGCTCGACGGCTTTCTGGAGGACGTCGCGGAGGTTCTGCGCCGGGAGGTCGAGGAGCTGGTCCGGCTCGGGGCGACCTACATACAGCTCGACGCGCCCCACTACCCGCTGCTGCTCGACCCCCGGACCCGCCGCTTCTACGAGGCGCGGGGCTGGGGGATGGACCGCTGGCTCTCCCGGGGGATCGAGCTGGACAACCACGTGATCGGGGACCACCCCGGCGTGACCTTCGCCTTCCACCTGTGCCGGGGCAACCAGGGGAGCCGCTGGCTGGTCTCCGGCTCCTACGAGCCTCTGGCGCGCCGGATCTTCCGCGGCGTCCGGGCGCAGCGCCTGATGCTGGAGTACGACGACGAGCGCAGCGGGGGCTTCGAGCCGCTCTCCCACCTGCCGGAGGACAAGGTCGCCGTGCTCGGCCTCGTCACCACCAAGTCCCCGCGGCGCGAGACGCCGGAGGAGCTGGAGGGGCGGCTGCGGGAGGCCGCGCGCTTCGTGCCGCTGGAGCGCCTGGCGGTGAGCCCCCAGTGCGGCTTCGCCACCTCCGTGATCGGGAACGCCCTCACCCCCGAAGACCAGGCGTACAAGCTCCGGGTGGTCGCCGAGACGGCCCGCCGCGTCTGGGGCTAG
- a CDS encoding CAP domain-containing protein: MLQPARWPVVAACLVVSFFAALGLSAPAAAQTYEAEELEVVRLINEYRQQNGLEPLLISDALSRAAERHSEDMGRYGFFSHITQASSYYPVGADHTVRAAQEGYDYDTATAENLAYGQTTAQAVFEAWRTSPEHNANMLGDYRVVGVGLVWVAGTPYWTTVFGGYVDPSAAPAGAAQQTPGGAAGGATQQERSPAPTTGPEKAAPAGEPVARESRGEKKSAPPAPARTPASAAAGQYADRSGEAPPARRERQEEPREARAQYVDPSREQSAAPPPDPAAEAPERRPAREEAGPSGGATAEGDAAPGPEERAAGSSGGDSALGIAVLPDTGGPGLGALAAGALLAAGGLLRLRR, translated from the coding sequence ATGCTGCAGCCAGCACGGTGGCCGGTCGTCGCGGCCTGTCTCGTGGTCTCGTTCTTCGCGGCGCTGGGGCTCTCCGCCCCCGCGGCGGCCCAGACCTACGAGGCGGAGGAGCTGGAGGTCGTGCGCCTGATCAACGAGTACCGCCAGCAGAACGGCCTGGAGCCGCTCCTGATCTCGGACGCGCTCTCGCGCGCCGCCGAGCGCCACTCGGAGGACATGGGCCGCTACGGCTTCTTCTCGCACATCACGCAGGCCAGCTCCTACTACCCGGTGGGGGCGGACCACACGGTGCGCGCCGCGCAGGAAGGCTACGACTACGACACCGCCACCGCGGAGAACCTGGCCTACGGGCAGACGACCGCGCAGGCGGTCTTCGAGGCCTGGCGCACCTCCCCGGAGCACAACGCGAACATGCTGGGCGACTACCGGGTGGTGGGCGTCGGCCTGGTGTGGGTGGCGGGAACCCCCTACTGGACGACGGTCTTCGGCGGCTACGTGGACCCCTCGGCGGCGCCCGCGGGCGCGGCGCAGCAGACGCCGGGCGGCGCCGCCGGGGGCGCAACGCAGCAGGAGCGCTCCCCCGCCCCCACGACGGGCCCCGAGAAGGCCGCGCCTGCCGGGGAGCCGGTCGCTCGGGAGTCCCGGGGGGAGAAGAAGAGCGCGCCTCCCGCCCCGGCCCGCACCCCCGCCTCGGCGGCCGCCGGGCAGTACGCGGACCGCTCCGGGGAGGCTCCTCCCGCCCGCCGGGAGCGGCAGGAGGAGCCCCGGGAGGCCCGGGCCCAGTACGTAGACCCCTCCCGCGAGCAGAGCGCCGCCCCGCCGCCGGACCCGGCGGCGGAAGCCCCCGAACGGCGGCCCGCGCGTGAGGAGGCCGGCCCCTCCGGGGGCGCGACCGCTGAGGGGGATGCGGCCCCCGGCCCGGAGGAGCGCGCCGCGGGTTCCTCCGGCGGCGACTCGGCGCTCGGGATCGCCGTTCTCCCCGACACCGGGGGGCCGGGGCTCGGGGCGCTCGCCGCGGGGGCCCTCCTCGCGGCCGGCGGGCTGCTCCGGCTGCGCCGCTAG
- a CDS encoding protein O-mannosyl-transferase family, which translates to MPKPKSGNRLAIVAGAGVTLFCYAMYIATLAPTVVYYDWPILLDSAMLQVHAIVLGIPGGTGSPSWVLLTHLFTYLPVGDPAYRTNLASATYAAGAVALVYAAAYLLTRRMLASAVAALAFGLGTTLWSMAVIAEIYPLNALLIMAPVVCLLLWRERRRDGYLLAAAFLMGFAMTNHMTSGLVLPGAALFVAAVERRKLLEWRLLAKGAGLFALGLTPYLYLPIRASMDPPLDEWEPTSLGRFWYLVGGGDHQKLLWEFGPAELPGRFMLYLGYLFQNFHWGLVMVAMVGMAVLVARDRAAALLVGFLFSGWLFHALEYGIRDVNLYFITTYLMVALALAVGVAGLTEAVEDFLSRYSYAARTAVMVSAAMAAVLYPLIYLPAAYARNDMSDDYEGRRIIETVAEKAKPGATVLHHRSSLWYMVLVEKRRQDITLVDPWPPGRQRYTDIVWPDDINFVTANLRYGTNDYTGVTTAREAARTGPVYILDQDSAAPQNFWNADFNIVRVERGVLYELVPPGGKTYTPPREQKS; encoded by the coding sequence GTGCCCAAACCGAAGAGCGGGAACCGCCTCGCCATCGTGGCCGGGGCAGGGGTGACGCTCTTCTGCTATGCCATGTACATAGCCACCCTGGCCCCGACCGTCGTCTACTACGACTGGCCGATCCTGCTCGACTCGGCGATGCTGCAGGTGCACGCGATCGTCCTCGGCATCCCGGGCGGCACCGGGAGCCCGAGCTGGGTGCTGCTCACGCACCTGTTCACCTACCTGCCCGTCGGCGACCCGGCCTACCGGACCAACCTGGCCTCCGCCACCTACGCGGCGGGCGCGGTCGCCCTCGTCTACGCGGCCGCCTACCTGCTCACCCGGCGGATGCTGGCCTCGGCGGTGGCGGCGCTCGCCTTCGGGCTCGGGACCACGCTGTGGAGCATGGCGGTGATCGCCGAGATCTACCCGCTAAACGCCCTCCTGATCATGGCGCCCGTCGTCTGCCTGCTGCTGTGGCGCGAGCGGCGGCGGGACGGCTACCTGCTCGCCGCGGCCTTCCTGATGGGCTTCGCCATGACCAACCACATGACGAGCGGGCTGGTCCTGCCGGGGGCGGCCCTGTTCGTGGCGGCGGTGGAGAGGAGGAAGCTGCTGGAGTGGCGGCTGCTCGCAAAGGGGGCGGGGCTCTTTGCCCTGGGGCTCACCCCCTACCTCTACCTCCCCATCCGGGCCTCCATGGACCCTCCGCTCGACGAGTGGGAGCCCACCAGCCTGGGGCGCTTCTGGTACCTGGTCGGCGGGGGGGACCACCAGAAGCTGCTCTGGGAGTTCGGCCCTGCCGAGCTGCCCGGGCGCTTTATGCTCTACCTCGGCTACCTCTTCCAGAACTTCCACTGGGGACTCGTGATGGTGGCGATGGTGGGGATGGCGGTGCTCGTGGCCCGGGACCGGGCCGCGGCGCTGCTCGTGGGCTTTCTGTTCTCCGGCTGGCTCTTCCACGCCCTCGAGTACGGCATCCGGGACGTCAACCTGTACTTCATCACCACCTACCTGATGGTGGCGCTCGCGCTCGCGGTGGGGGTCGCGGGGCTGACGGAGGCGGTGGAGGACTTTCTCTCCCGCTACTCCTACGCCGCCCGGACGGCGGTGATGGTCTCGGCGGCCATGGCGGCGGTGCTCTACCCGCTCATCTACCTCCCGGCGGCCTACGCCCGGAACGACATGAGCGACGACTACGAGGGGCGCAGGATCATCGAGACCGTCGCCGAGAAGGCGAAGCCCGGCGCCACCGTCCTGCACCACCGCAGCAGCCTCTGGTACATGGTGCTGGTGGAGAAGCGGCGCCAAGACATAACGCTCGTGGACCCGTGGCCCCCGGGCCGCCAGCGCTACACGGACATCGTGTGGCCCGACGACATAAACTTCGTGACCGCCAACCTCCGCTACGGCACGAACGACTACACCGGGGTGACCACGGCCCGGGAGGCCGCCCGCACCGGGCCGGTGTACATACTGGACCAGGACAGCGCGGCCCCGCAGAACTTCTGGAACGCGGACTTCAACATCGTGCGGGTGGAGCGGGGCGTCCTCTACGAGCTGGTCCCCCCCGGCGGCAAGACCTACACCCCGCCGCGGGAGCAGAAGAGCTAG
- a CDS encoding NADPH:quinone oxidoreductase family protein, producing MRAWRVHENGEPERVLRLEEVEEPSCGPGEALIEVEAASLNFLDVLLCRGGYQERPEPPFIPGAEAAGRVLEAGPQTGLEPGGRVVALTRPRGAFAERVAVPATGLFPVPEEMPPEKAAALPIVYQTAHFALHRRAGLEAGETVLVHAGAGGVGSAAIQLARAAGARVIATAGSEEKLRICRGLGAELALDYRRQDVIGAVKEATGGRGADVVFDPVGGDVFDASRRCVAFEGRLLVIGFAGGRIAEAPTNHVLLKNYSVVGVHWGLYQSVMPELVREVHEELLGLYASGEIDPLIGEAVPFEELPAALARLGAGRTVGKVVARVGS from the coding sequence ATGAGAGCGTGGCGCGTGCACGAGAACGGCGAGCCGGAGCGGGTGCTGCGGCTGGAGGAGGTGGAGGAGCCCTCCTGCGGCCCCGGGGAGGCGCTCATCGAGGTGGAGGCGGCCTCGCTGAACTTCCTCGACGTGCTGCTGTGCCGGGGCGGCTACCAGGAGCGCCCCGAGCCCCCCTTTATCCCCGGCGCGGAGGCGGCCGGGAGGGTGCTCGAGGCCGGCCCGCAGACCGGCCTCGAGCCCGGCGGGCGGGTGGTGGCCCTCACCCGGCCCCGGGGCGCCTTCGCCGAGAGGGTCGCGGTGCCCGCTACCGGGCTCTTCCCGGTGCCCGAGGAGATGCCGCCGGAGAAGGCCGCGGCGCTCCCCATCGTCTACCAGACCGCCCACTTCGCGCTGCACCGCCGGGCGGGGCTCGAGGCCGGCGAGACGGTGCTGGTGCACGCCGGGGCCGGCGGGGTGGGCTCCGCCGCGATCCAGCTCGCTCGGGCCGCGGGCGCCCGGGTCATCGCCACCGCGGGGAGCGAGGAGAAGCTCCGGATCTGCCGCGGCCTGGGGGCCGAGCTCGCCCTGGACTACCGGCGGCAGGACGTGATCGGGGCCGTAAAGGAGGCGACCGGTGGCCGGGGGGCCGACGTGGTCTTCGACCCGGTCGGCGGCGACGTCTTCGACGCCTCCCGCCGGTGCGTGGCCTTCGAGGGCCGCCTGCTGGTCATAGGGTTCGCCGGGGGGAGGATCGCCGAGGCCCCCACCAACCACGTCCTGCTCAAGAACTACTCGGTCGTGGGGGTGCACTGGGGCCTCTACCAGAGCGTGATGCCGGAGCTGGTCCGGGAGGTGCACGAGGAGCTGCTCGGGCTCTACGCCTCCGGCGAGATAGACCCCCTGATCGGGGAGGCGGTGCCCTTCGAGGAGCTCCCGGCGGCGCTCGCCCGGCTGGGGGCGGGCAGGACCGTCGGCAAGGTGGTCGCCCGGGTGGGCTCCTAG
- a CDS encoding acetoin utilization AcuB family protein — protein sequence MLRVRDSMTREVVTITPEASVAEAWELCRRHRIRHLPVVEGGRLVGLVSDRDLRDASPPRSTGDEEHSFGWARMRDIMSTELITIHPLDTIEHAAREIYERRIGCLPVVEDGRLVGIITSSDMMRTLVELFGAHERGTWIEVEVPDRPGMLAAIADTVRDRRVNIASVFVAPAMRASNRLIGMRLETTNPAGIVEELRRAGYEVDVVGSSAPVRTSLEES from the coding sequence ATGCTCAGGGTCAGGGACTCCATGACGCGGGAGGTCGTCACCATAACCCCCGAGGCGAGCGTCGCCGAGGCGTGGGAGCTGTGCCGGAGGCACCGCATCCGGCACCTGCCCGTGGTGGAGGGCGGGCGGCTGGTGGGGCTCGTCTCCGACCGGGACCTGCGGGACGCCAGCCCCCCGCGCAGCACCGGCGACGAGGAGCACTCCTTCGGGTGGGCCAGGATGCGGGACATCATGAGCACGGAGCTCATCACCATCCACCCCCTCGACACCATAGAGCACGCGGCGCGCGAGATCTACGAGCGCAGGATCGGCTGCCTGCCCGTGGTCGAGGACGGGAGGCTCGTCGGGATCATCACCTCCTCGGACATGATGCGCACCCTGGTGGAGCTCTTCGGCGCCCACGAGCGCGGCACCTGGATAGAGGTGGAGGTCCCCGACCGGCCGGGGATGCTCGCCGCGATCGCGGACACCGTCCGCGACCGCCGGGTGAACATCGCGAGCGTCTTCGTCGCCCCGGCGATGCGGGCCTCGAACCGCCTCATAGGCATGAGGCTGGAGACGACCAACCCCGCGGGCATCGTCGAGGAGCTGCGGCGGGCGGGCTACGAGGTGGACGTGGTGGGCTCCTCGGCCCCGGTGCGCACCTCCCTGGAGGAGTCCTAG
- a CDS encoding NAD-dependent epimerase/dehydratase family protein, translating into MKVLVTGACGKVGRAAVAALEEAGHEVRAADLAPPVFERPEEGEPAYVRAELADAGEAFAAVRGVEAVVHAAAIPEPTHHPPHTVFRNNLMATFNVLEAAVRWGVRRFVNISSETVPGFFFPERPFLPDYVPVDEEHPVRPQDPYALSKHFGEQLMDAAVRRSDIRCISIRPSWVQHEGNYERNLGPQVRDPSVLSPNFWSYIDVYDLADAIVLAVESDLPGHEVFYIASPDNACGRPFEELVRRYYGGGVEIREPLPREDASGISCEKARRLLGYAPKRSWRDYLDAEGRLRPGTRGLFSG; encoded by the coding sequence ATGAAGGTGCTCGTCACCGGGGCTTGCGGCAAGGTCGGGCGTGCGGCCGTCGCGGCCCTCGAGGAGGCCGGGCACGAGGTCCGGGCCGCGGACCTGGCCCCGCCGGTCTTCGAGCGGCCGGAGGAGGGCGAGCCCGCCTACGTCCGGGCGGAGCTCGCCGACGCCGGGGAGGCCTTCGCCGCCGTGCGCGGGGTGGAGGCGGTGGTGCACGCGGCGGCCATCCCCGAACCCACCCACCACCCGCCCCACACCGTCTTCCGGAACAACCTGATGGCCACCTTCAACGTCCTTGAGGCCGCGGTGCGCTGGGGGGTCCGGCGCTTCGTGAACATCTCCAGCGAGACCGTGCCGGGCTTCTTCTTCCCCGAGCGCCCGTTCCTGCCCGACTACGTCCCGGTGGACGAGGAGCACCCGGTGCGGCCCCAGGACCCCTACGCCCTCTCCAAGCACTTCGGGGAGCAGCTCATGGACGCCGCGGTGCGCCGGAGCGACATCCGGTGCATCTCCATCCGCCCCTCCTGGGTGCAGCACGAGGGCAACTACGAGCGTAATCTGGGGCCGCAGGTGCGCGACCCCTCGGTGCTCTCCCCGAACTTCTGGAGCTACATAGACGTCTACGACCTGGCCGACGCCATCGTGCTGGCCGTGGAGAGCGACCTGCCGGGCCACGAGGTCTTCTACATCGCCTCCCCGGACAACGCCTGCGGGCGGCCGTTCGAGGAGCTCGTGCGCCGCTACTACGGGGGCGGGGTCGAGATCAGGGAGCCCCTCCCCCGCGAGGACGCCTCGGGCATCTCCTGCGAGAAGGCCCGGAGGCTGCTCGGCTACGCCCCGAAGCGCAGCTGGCGCGACTACCTGGACGCCGAGGGGCGCCTAAGGCCCGGCACAAGGGGGCTCTTCTCGGGCTAG
- a CDS encoding anti-sigma factor domain-containing protein produces MTGGEAHDRARERLGPYLLGQLEPGERAEVEEHLRECPACREELRELGVAHAALRAAAALRPPETVRERLPRGRSALFGRPALAAALLAVLVVAGALYAALHRPDTAEAMTATLSPTGLAPEARGELRMEEAGGNMRVRLEVSGLPPLGRGEYYELWFVRDGHRISCGGFTVDEAGRASVVMNAPKVAYGYRRVGVTREHSPGDPGPSPERVLHGRLQES; encoded by the coding sequence ATGACGGGCGGCGAGGCGCACGACCGCGCCCGGGAGAGGCTCGGCCCCTACCTGCTCGGCCAGCTCGAGCCCGGGGAGCGCGCAGAGGTCGAGGAGCACCTCCGCGAGTGCCCGGCCTGCCGGGAGGAGCTGCGGGAGCTGGGGGTCGCCCACGCTGCCCTGCGCGCGGCCGCCGCGCTCCGCCCGCCCGAGACCGTCCGCGAGCGGCTCCCGCGCGGAAGAAGCGCCCTCTTCGGCAGGCCCGCCCTGGCGGCCGCGCTCCTGGCCGTGCTCGTCGTCGCCGGGGCCCTCTACGCCGCCCTCCACCGGCCGGACACCGCCGAGGCGATGACCGCCACCCTCTCCCCCACCGGCCTCGCCCCGGAGGCCCGCGGCGAGCTCAGGATGGAGGAGGCCGGGGGCAACATGCGCGTGCGGCTGGAGGTCTCGGGGCTCCCGCCGCTCGGACGCGGCGAGTACTACGAGCTCTGGTTCGTCCGGGACGGGCACAGGATAAGCTGCGGCGGGTTCACCGTGGACGAGGCGGGGCGGGCGAGCGTGGTGATGAACGCCCCGAAGGTCGCCTACGGCTACCGGAGGGTGGGCGTGACGCGCGAGCACTCCCCCGGGGACCCGGGGCCGAGCCCGGAGCGGGTGCTGCACGGCCGGCTGCAGGAGAGCTAG
- a CDS encoding RNA polymerase sigma factor translates to MVELAIRAGAPPAVRRGAYAAMLSPAVARRRRRSSKRESRKAADEELVRRVAAARDPAALAELYDRYAGLIYGLALRLLGDRPLAEELVQDVFLAVWRNAGSFDPSRAGFSTWVYRIARNRITDLDRRRRARPRPAEEEVAERAEGDAAGALPEALDVAEALSRLSPEHRELLVLAYFRGLTQREISEATGLPLGTVKSRTSAALRSLRRRLEGRG, encoded by the coding sequence ATGGTGGAGCTGGCGATCAGGGCGGGCGCGCCGCCCGCCGTGCGGCGCGGGGCGTATGCGGCTATGCTTAGCCCCGCAGTGGCGCGCCGGAGGAGACGGTCCAGCAAGCGGGAGAGCCGCAAGGCGGCGGACGAGGAGCTGGTGCGGCGGGTCGCCGCGGCGCGCGACCCCGCGGCCCTCGCCGAGCTCTACGACCGCTACGCCGGCCTGATCTACGGGCTCGCGCTGCGGCTGCTCGGGGACAGGCCGCTCGCCGAGGAGCTGGTGCAGGACGTCTTCCTCGCCGTTTGGCGCAACGCCGGCTCCTTCGACCCCTCCCGCGCCGGCTTCTCCACCTGGGTCTACCGGATAGCCCGCAACAGGATCACCGACCTCGACCGCCGGCGGAGGGCGCGCCCCCGCCCCGCGGAGGAGGAGGTCGCCGAGCGTGCCGAGGGAGACGCGGCGGGAGCCCTCCCCGAGGCCCTGGACGTCGCCGAGGCCCTCTCCCGGCTCTCCCCCGAGCACCGGGAGCTCCTCGTGCTCGCCTACTTCCGCGGCCTGACCCAGCGCGAGATCTCCGAGGCCACCGGCCTCCCCCTCGGCACGGTGAAGAGCCGGACGAGCGCCGCCCTGCGCTCCCTGCGGCGGAGGCTGGAGGGGCGGGGATGA
- a CDS encoding LLM class F420-dependent oxidoreductase produces MKLDVALGVEGGYLRRIGEVARAAEELGFSGLVTSETKHDAFLPLAVAGSVTRRLQLLTSVAIAFSRSPMEMAQTAWDLQELSEGRLILGLGTQVRAHITRRFGMPWGRPVARFREYILALRAIWDAFQNGTPLNFEGEFYRHTLLTPFFNPGPIDHPEIPVYIAGVGERLARLAGELCDGFHVHPFHSPEYVRRVVRPGIAAGAAEAGRSPEEVRLATSVFVITGESREELEAQREAMRAQAAFYASTPTYRTVLEVHGWQGVGERLSELARRKRWEEMPGLISDEMLSAFAVEAPPEELGEALRERYGGLMERISLYVQFVPGERERFWRRLVEALLGG; encoded by the coding sequence GTGAAGCTCGACGTCGCGCTGGGGGTGGAGGGCGGCTACCTCCGGAGGATCGGCGAGGTGGCCCGGGCGGCCGAGGAGCTGGGCTTCAGCGGCCTGGTCACCAGCGAGACCAAGCACGACGCCTTTCTCCCGCTCGCCGTGGCGGGCAGCGTCACCCGGCGGCTGCAGCTGCTCACCTCGGTGGCCATAGCCTTCTCCCGCTCCCCCATGGAGATGGCCCAGACCGCCTGGGACCTGCAGGAGCTCTCCGAGGGGCGCCTCATCCTGGGGCTGGGCACCCAGGTGAGGGCGCACATCACCCGCCGCTTCGGGATGCCCTGGGGCAGGCCCGTCGCCCGCTTCAGGGAGTACATCCTGGCCCTGCGCGCCATCTGGGACGCCTTCCAGAACGGCACGCCGCTGAACTTCGAGGGCGAGTTCTACCGGCACACCCTGCTCACCCCCTTCTTCAACCCCGGGCCCATAGACCACCCGGAGATCCCGGTCTACATCGCCGGGGTGGGCGAGCGGCTCGCCCGGCTGGCGGGCGAGCTGTGCGACGGCTTCCACGTCCACCCCTTCCACTCCCCGGAGTACGTCCGGCGGGTGGTGAGGCCGGGGATAGCCGCCGGGGCCGCGGAGGCCGGGCGGAGCCCGGAGGAGGTGAGGCTCGCCACCTCGGTCTTCGTGATCACCGGGGAGAGCCGCGAGGAGCTGGAGGCCCAGCGCGAGGCCATGCGCGCCCAGGCCGCCTTCTACGCCTCCACCCCCACCTACCGCACGGTGCTGGAGGTGCACGGCTGGCAGGGGGTGGGCGAGCGGCTCTCGGAGCTCGCCCGGCGCAAGCGCTGGGAGGAGATGCCGGGGCTCATCTCGGACGAGATGCTCTCCGCCTTCGCGGTGGAGGCGCCGCCGGAGGAGCTGGGGGAGGCGCTCAGGGAGCGCTACGGCGGGCTCATGGAGCGCATCTCCCTCTACGTGCAGTTCGTGCCCGGCGAGCGCGAGCGGTTCTGGAGGCGCCTGGTGGAGGCCCTCCTCGGCGGCTGA
- a CDS encoding quinone oxidoreductase family protein produces the protein MKAVRVHEPGGPEALRYEEVPTPEPGPGEVRVRLEACGVNFIDVYHRKGLYPRQTPFVLGQEGAGRVDAVGEGVEEFSEGDYVAFASAPGGAYAEYAVVPADRLVPVNVTLVEARVAAAAMLQGMTAHYLTHSTFPLEEGHVALAHAAAGGVGLLLIQMAKMRGATIIGTAGTPEKARLAREAGADEVILYTERDFVEETRRITGGQGVHVVYDSVGRATFEGGLDVLRLRGYMVLFGQSSGPVPPVDLQILNQKGGLFVTRPSLAHYTATREELLWRAESVLSWIGNNTLKVRIGGTYPLAEAARAHADLEGRRTTGKLLLIP, from the coding sequence ATGAAGGCCGTAAGGGTCCACGAGCCCGGGGGTCCCGAGGCTCTGCGCTACGAGGAGGTTCCCACGCCGGAGCCCGGCCCCGGGGAGGTGCGGGTCCGGCTCGAGGCCTGCGGGGTGAACTTCATCGACGTCTACCACCGCAAGGGCCTCTACCCCAGACAGACCCCGTTCGTGCTGGGACAGGAGGGGGCCGGCCGGGTGGACGCCGTCGGCGAGGGCGTCGAGGAGTTCTCCGAGGGGGATTACGTGGCCTTCGCGAGCGCCCCGGGCGGCGCCTACGCCGAGTACGCGGTCGTCCCCGCCGACCGGCTCGTCCCGGTGAACGTCACGCTGGTGGAGGCGAGGGTCGCGGCGGCGGCGATGCTGCAGGGGATGACCGCCCACTACCTCACCCACAGCACCTTCCCACTGGAGGAGGGGCACGTGGCGCTCGCGCACGCGGCGGCCGGGGGGGTGGGGCTGCTCCTCATCCAGATGGCCAAGATGCGCGGCGCCACCATAATCGGGACGGCGGGCACCCCGGAGAAGGCGCGGCTCGCCCGCGAGGCGGGGGCCGACGAGGTCATCCTGTACACCGAGCGGGACTTCGTCGAGGAGACCCGGAGGATCACCGGGGGCCAGGGGGTGCACGTCGTCTACGACTCCGTGGGGCGCGCGACCTTCGAGGGCGGCCTCGACGTGCTGCGGCTGCGCGGCTACATGGTGCTCTTCGGGCAGTCCAGCGGCCCCGTGCCGCCGGTGGACCTGCAGATCCTCAACCAGAAGGGCGGGCTGTTCGTGACCCGCCCCTCGCTCGCGCACTACACCGCCACCCGCGAGGAGCTGCTCTGGCGCGCCGAGAGCGTCCTCTCCTGGATCGGCAACAACACCCTCAAGGTCCGCATAGGGGGCACCTACCCGCTCGCTGAGGCCGCCCGCGCCCACGCCGACCTGGAGGGGCGCAGGACGACCGGCAAGCTCCTCCTCATACCGTGA